The Streptomyces sp. Alt3 genome has a segment encoding these proteins:
- a CDS encoding DinB family protein: protein MTEGTRTDRSGLLLGQFDQAREMAQVRLKGLGDDEYLWEPVAGSWSIRRRGESPTPRAYGPGEWVLDRGVPDIPASEYAEVARQAAGGMAVSKIADDWSVSVDRVEQVLAHSGEPEPDETPVTTIAWRLGHLHSCLAGQWEWTFGERRREPRLLVDFFPSASVALDRFWDLIGRWRDGVAAVTEEQLDTVGFSQYPYGSDPDDPFAAVPAGANLEYIHHMAEISLIRDLWRGRSTTSG, encoded by the coding sequence ATGACCGAGGGCACGAGGACCGACCGCTCGGGCTTGCTGCTCGGCCAGTTCGACCAGGCCAGGGAGATGGCCCAGGTGCGGCTGAAGGGGCTGGGTGACGACGAGTACCTGTGGGAGCCGGTGGCCGGTTCCTGGTCGATCCGGCGCCGGGGCGAGTCACCGACGCCCCGGGCGTACGGACCGGGCGAGTGGGTGCTCGACAGGGGCGTCCCGGACATCCCGGCGAGCGAGTACGCCGAGGTCGCCCGGCAGGCCGCCGGGGGCATGGCGGTGTCCAAGATCGCCGATGACTGGAGCGTGAGCGTCGATCGGGTGGAGCAGGTCCTCGCCCACAGCGGTGAGCCGGAGCCCGACGAGACCCCTGTGACCACCATCGCCTGGCGGCTCGGGCACCTGCACTCCTGTCTCGCGGGCCAGTGGGAGTGGACCTTCGGCGAGCGCCGGCGGGAACCGAGGCTGCTGGTCGACTTCTTCCCCTCCGCGTCGGTGGCACTCGATCGGTTCTGGGACCTGATCGGCCGCTGGCGCGACGGCGTGGCCGCGGTCACCGAGGAGCAGCTGGACACGGTGGGCTTCTCGCAGTACCCCTACGGATCCGATCCCGACGACCCGTTCGCCGCGGTGCCGGCGGGGGCCAACCTCGAGTACATCCATCACATGGCCGAGATATCGCTAATCCGCGACCTGTGGCGGGGGCGCTCCACGACATCCGGGTGA
- a CDS encoding SRPBCC family protein yields the protein MSSSLVETVDIKAPVSVTWALWSDVTQWPKFLSHVRRVDPMDERRFSWQLSLPGADKAFVAELTEVVPQDRIAWKTIEGVHHAGVVTFHRLDDTSSRVALQIEYDPHGFVEHLGALTNLDSALANYDLGEFQKLAESTAVGDGPRGI from the coding sequence ATGTCCTCCTCCCTCGTCGAAACCGTCGACATCAAGGCGCCGGTCAGCGTCACCTGGGCTCTGTGGAGCGACGTGACGCAGTGGCCGAAGTTCCTCAGCCACGTGCGACGCGTGGACCCGATGGACGAGCGCAGGTTCTCCTGGCAGTTGTCCCTGCCGGGCGCCGACAAGGCCTTCGTCGCGGAGCTCACCGAGGTCGTCCCGCAGGACCGGATCGCCTGGAAGACCATCGAGGGTGTGCATCACGCCGGCGTCGTCACCTTCCACCGTCTCGACGACACCTCCAGCCGCGTCGCCCTGCAGATCGAGTACGACCCCCACGGATTCGTGGAGCACCTCGGCGCCCTGACCAATCTCGACTCGGCCCTGGCCAACTACGACCTGGGCGAGTTCCAGAAGCTTGCCGAGTCCACGGCGGTGGGGGACGGGCCAAGGGGTATCTGA
- a CDS encoding Gfo/Idh/MocA family protein, giving the protein MSEVTTVLVGAGLRGTTYARRALATGAGRVVAVAEPDPGRRARAAREFGVPAERVYADWTDVVAAGKLADACVIATQDRMHVEPAVALAGLGYHILLEKPMATGEGHASAIAEAALRNGVLLAVCHVLRYTSYTRYLKELLDSGTIGRLVSVQHLEPVGWWHHAHSFVRGNWRREDTSAPMLLTKACHDIDWLVHLFGTLPRRVGSFGSLTHLRPEDAPAGATDRCLDCPVEAGCPYSAKRLYLGCLGDEDQEFWPLSAVTAEHTEAGVLEALRTGPYGRCAYACDNDVVDNQVVTMEFESGATCSFTMSAYTPMEQRRTRLMGTHGFVEGDGTTLRLVDFRDGSERTVDTRALDTLSDRTRTDGPLTVDAGAGGAGNPGPSPEDGHGGGDEALTDAFFAAVATGDRSLLLSDATESLATHRVVWAAERARTTGTVVELDADGHVLSTA; this is encoded by the coding sequence ATGTCCGAGGTGACGACGGTGCTCGTCGGAGCCGGGCTCCGCGGCACGACCTACGCGCGGCGTGCGCTGGCCACGGGGGCGGGGCGGGTGGTCGCGGTGGCCGAACCGGACCCCGGCCGCCGTGCCCGGGCGGCTCGGGAGTTCGGGGTGCCGGCGGAGCGGGTGTACGCCGACTGGACCGACGTGGTGGCGGCCGGAAAGCTGGCCGACGCATGCGTGATCGCCACCCAGGACCGGATGCACGTGGAGCCCGCGGTGGCGCTGGCCGGTCTCGGCTACCACATTCTCCTGGAGAAGCCGATGGCCACCGGGGAAGGCCATGCGTCGGCCATCGCGGAGGCGGCGCTGCGCAACGGTGTACTGCTGGCCGTCTGTCATGTGCTGCGCTACACGTCGTACACCCGGTACCTCAAGGAGCTGCTGGACAGCGGCACCATCGGCCGCCTCGTCAGCGTCCAGCACCTGGAGCCCGTCGGCTGGTGGCACCACGCGCACTCCTTCGTGCGGGGCAACTGGCGTCGTGAGGACACCTCCGCACCCATGCTGCTGACCAAGGCCTGCCACGACATCGACTGGTTGGTCCACCTCTTCGGAACTCTGCCCCGCAGGGTCGGGTCCTTCGGCAGCCTGACCCACCTGCGGCCCGAGGACGCGCCCGCCGGCGCGACCGACCGCTGCCTCGACTGCCCGGTGGAGGCGGGCTGCCCGTACTCGGCGAAACGGCTCTACCTCGGATGTCTGGGCGACGAGGACCAGGAGTTCTGGCCGCTGTCGGCCGTCACGGCCGAGCACACGGAGGCCGGGGTGCTGGAGGCACTGAGGACCGGTCCCTACGGGCGGTGCGCGTACGCCTGCGACAACGACGTGGTCGACAACCAGGTGGTCACCATGGAGTTCGAATCCGGCGCCACCTGCTCGTTCACCATGAGCGCCTACACCCCGATGGAACAGCGCCGCACCCGGCTCATGGGCACCCACGGCTTCGTCGAAGGTGACGGGACCACGCTGCGCCTGGTCGATTTCCGCGACGGATCCGAACGGACCGTCGACACGCGGGCCCTCGACACGCTGTCGGACCGCACGCGGACCGACGGCCCGCTCACCGTTGATGCGGGGGCCGGCGGAGCGGGAAACCCGGGCCCCTCACCCGAGGACGGACACGGAGGCGGCGACGAGGCGTTGACCGACGCCTTCTTCGCGGCCGTCGCCACCGGTGACAGGTCGCTCCTTCTCTCCGACGCGACCGAGAGCCTGGCGACCCACCGCGTCGTCTGGGCGGCGGAACGGGCGAGGACCACCGGCACGGTGGTCGAACTCGACGCGGATGGCCACGTCCTGTCGACGGCGTGA
- a CDS encoding cupin domain-containing protein, whose amino-acid sequence MTENTTTSFRPLLTRHADAETCVDPSSTMRLLGEAGHADGGFTSYRSTFAEGAVGAPAHFHTRATELFFVLDGALRVLVGEEVAVLGQGDFLAVPPHTPHAFAAAPGRTADVLFVFDRGMDRFAYLRLLGRVMRGEADPKEIAGSAEKFDNHYVESAVWRAALDAS is encoded by the coding sequence ATGACCGAGAACACGACCACCTCGTTCCGCCCCCTCCTCACCCGTCACGCCGACGCGGAGACCTGCGTCGACCCGAGCAGCACCATGCGTCTGCTCGGCGAGGCCGGTCACGCCGACGGAGGGTTCACGAGCTACCGCTCGACCTTCGCAGAGGGAGCGGTGGGAGCACCGGCTCACTTCCACACCAGGGCGACGGAGCTGTTCTTCGTGCTCGACGGAGCCCTGCGGGTGCTGGTGGGTGAGGAGGTGGCCGTCCTCGGACAGGGGGACTTCCTGGCGGTCCCGCCGCACACCCCGCACGCCTTCGCCGCCGCCCCCGGCCGCACCGCGGACGTCCTGTTCGTGTTCGACCGCGGCATGGACCGCTTCGCGTACCTGCGTCTGCTCGGCCGGGTCATGCGGGGGGAGGCGGATCCGAAGGAGATCGCCGGGTCCGCCGAGAAGTTCGACAACCACTACGTGGAGAGCGCCGTCTGGCGTGCCGCGCTCGACGCCTCGTGA
- a CDS encoding SDR family oxidoreductase, translated as MKFAVIGGTGLIGSKVVEKLRADGHEAVPCSKSTGVDVISGKGVEEAVAGADVIVDLTNSPTFDEAAPEFFRRSMGNLLDAGRKAGVGHFVMLSIVGVDQVPELDYYRAKALQEELLAAGPIPYSVVRATQFMEFVDAIMSWSADGDTVRLPGTPIQPIAAQEVADAVAEAAMGTPLRGVHNIAGPEVFPLDELGRITLAARSDGRTVVTDDTAGMFSVVRGDVLTNRSDASLAPTRYADWLASH; from the coding sequence ATGAAGTTCGCGGTGATCGGCGGCACGGGGCTGATCGGATCGAAGGTCGTCGAGAAGCTGCGCGCCGACGGACACGAGGCCGTGCCCTGCTCGAAGTCGACGGGCGTCGACGTCATCAGCGGCAAGGGGGTGGAGGAGGCGGTCGCCGGGGCCGATGTGATCGTCGACCTGACGAACTCCCCCACCTTCGACGAGGCCGCACCGGAATTCTTCCGGCGGTCGATGGGGAATCTGCTGGACGCCGGGCGGAAGGCGGGGGTGGGCCACTTCGTCATGCTGTCCATCGTCGGCGTGGACCAGGTACCCGAGTTGGACTACTACCGCGCCAAGGCGCTCCAGGAAGAACTTCTCGCGGCGGGGCCGATCCCGTACTCCGTCGTCCGCGCCACGCAGTTCATGGAGTTCGTCGACGCGATCATGAGCTGGAGCGCCGACGGTGACACCGTCCGGCTGCCCGGCACCCCGATCCAGCCGATCGCCGCCCAGGAGGTCGCCGACGCGGTCGCCGAAGCCGCCATGGGCACTCCGCTGCGGGGTGTCCACAACATCGCGGGCCCCGAGGTCTTCCCTCTCGACGAACTCGGCAGGATCACGCTCGCGGCCCGCTCGGACGGCCGTACCGTCGTCACCGACGACACCGCCGGGATGTTCTCCGTCGTCCGCGGGGACGTTCTGACGAACAGGAGCGACGCATCGCTCGCCCCCACCCGCTACGCGGACTGGCTCGCGTCGCACTGA
- a CDS encoding ABC transporter ATP-binding protein: protein MKKALSPLSAEPLAPFDHLDHRYRGENPVRTLGHLFHPDRGRLALAVAIFVVKHSPIWLLPLITATVLDVVVQHGPESGIWKASGVLLFILVINYPLHQWYVRCLAGSIRRMGITLRSALCRRMQQLSIGYHSRVSSSVLQAKVVRDVEAVEQMVQQSSDMGLGAVVTLIGGLVVIGVRVPEFLPVFLVVVPASGFLVMKLRGRLRSHNESFRREVEQLSSRVGEMTTLIPITRAHGLERTALGRVDGSLRQVFAAGMRLDTINGRFASLAWVILNTLGVLCLTGSALVAYHGWMAITPGDVVMLSSFFTVLTGSVTTLLGLAPILTKGLESVRSAGEVLQAPDLENNAGKARVESVVGRIDFEGVGFAYEEDGKSAVDGFTLSARPGETIALVGASGAGKSTVLNLLIGFIRPTSGRILLDGTDMAGLDLRTYRRFLSVVPQESILFEGSIRDNVTYGMGDTDEETLMRALRDANALEFVDRLPRGLDTVIGEHGAQLSGGQKQRLAIARALIRDPRVLVLDEATSALDNRSEALVQEALTRLVHGRTVFVVAHRLSTIQGADRIVAMQGGRIAEVGTHEELLGTGGVYAGLQPAHPR from the coding sequence ATGAAGAAAGCGCTTTCACCGCTCTCCGCCGAACCCCTGGCACCCTTTGACCACCTCGATCACCGCTACCGCGGCGAGAACCCGGTCCGCACGCTCGGCCACCTCTTCCACCCCGACCGTGGCCGGCTGGCCCTGGCGGTCGCCATCTTCGTCGTGAAGCACAGCCCCATCTGGCTGCTGCCCCTGATCACCGCCACCGTCCTCGACGTGGTCGTCCAGCACGGTCCCGAATCGGGGATCTGGAAGGCGAGCGGCGTCCTGCTGTTCATCCTCGTGATCAACTACCCGCTCCACCAGTGGTACGTACGGTGCCTCGCCGGCAGCATCCGGCGCATGGGCATCACGCTGCGCTCGGCCCTCTGCCGCCGGATGCAGCAACTGTCCATCGGCTATCACTCACGGGTGAGTTCGAGCGTGCTGCAGGCCAAGGTGGTGCGCGACGTCGAAGCTGTGGAACAGATGGTCCAGCAGAGTTCCGACATGGGGCTCGGCGCGGTCGTCACGCTGATCGGCGGGCTCGTCGTCATCGGCGTACGCGTGCCCGAGTTCCTTCCCGTCTTCCTCGTCGTCGTCCCCGCCTCCGGCTTCCTCGTGATGAAACTGCGTGGCCGGCTGCGCAGCCACAACGAGTCCTTCCGCCGTGAGGTCGAACAACTCTCCTCCCGTGTGGGCGAGATGACCACTCTCATTCCCATCACCCGCGCCCACGGCCTGGAACGGACGGCGCTCGGCCGGGTGGACGGCTCGCTGCGGCAGGTGTTCGCGGCCGGGATGCGCCTCGACACGATCAACGGCCGTTTCGCGTCGCTGGCCTGGGTCATCCTCAACACGCTCGGTGTGCTGTGCCTGACGGGCTCCGCGCTGGTGGCGTACCACGGGTGGATGGCCATCACCCCGGGGGACGTGGTGATGCTCAGCTCCTTCTTCACCGTGCTGACCGGCTCCGTGACGACGCTGCTCGGTCTGGCGCCGATCCTCACCAAGGGCCTGGAGTCCGTACGTTCGGCAGGCGAGGTGCTGCAGGCACCCGACCTGGAGAACAACGCCGGCAAGGCCCGGGTGGAGAGCGTCGTCGGCCGCATCGACTTCGAGGGCGTCGGATTCGCCTACGAGGAGGACGGGAAGTCGGCGGTCGACGGGTTCACCCTCTCCGCGCGGCCGGGGGAGACCATCGCACTCGTCGGCGCGTCCGGTGCCGGCAAGTCCACGGTCCTCAATCTGCTCATCGGATTCATCAGGCCCACCTCGGGCCGCATCCTGCTGGACGGGACCGACATGGCCGGGCTCGATCTCCGGACCTATCGCCGCTTCCTGTCGGTGGTGCCCCAGGAGTCGATCCTCTTCGAGGGCAGCATCCGTGACAACGTCACCTACGGCATGGGCGACACGGACGAGGAGACGCTCATGCGAGCCCTCCGGGACGCCAACGCGCTCGAATTCGTGGACCGTCTGCCGCGTGGCCTGGACACGGTCATCGGGGAGCACGGCGCACAACTGTCGGGCGGTCAGAAGCAGCGCCTCGCCATCGCGAGGGCACTGATCCGTGACCCGAGGGTGCTGGTGCTCGACGAGGCGACCTCCGCGCTGGACAACCGTTCCGAGGCCCTCGTGCAGGAGGCCCTCACACGGCTGGTGCACGGCCGGACCGTCTTCGTCGTAGCCCACCGGCTCTCCACGATCCAGGGGGCCGACCGCATCGTGGCCATGCAGGGAGGCAGGATCGCCGAGGTGGGCACCCACGAGGAACTGCTGGGCACCGGCGGTGTGTACGCGGGGCTGCAGCCCGCCCACCCGAGGTGA
- a CDS encoding B3/B4 domain-containing protein, whose amino-acid sequence MTVFRIHPDVADAFPDTRIALVTAKGLRGREPWPEATAALHHLEQEAADGVWQPADENDPRIEAWHTAYRSFGTNPRRIRPSVDALGRRVAKKGVLPRINPAVDSYNTVSLRHGLPAGAFDLAHVTGAVDIRYADGSEEFTPLGEPDTVENPKPGEIVYADTSGVLTRHWNHRDAHRTRVTEDSTRVTFVLETLHAHRDGHLLEAAAEELQALLLPHAEHSAVRYLDPTCPDAGV is encoded by the coding sequence ATGACCGTCTTCCGTATCCACCCCGATGTCGCCGACGCCTTCCCCGACACCCGCATCGCGCTCGTCACCGCGAAGGGCCTGCGCGGACGCGAGCCCTGGCCCGAGGCCACCGCCGCTCTCCACCACCTGGAACAGGAGGCCGCCGACGGCGTATGGCAGCCCGCCGACGAGAACGACCCCCGCATCGAGGCATGGCACACGGCCTACCGCTCCTTCGGCACCAACCCCCGCCGCATCCGCCCCAGCGTCGACGCCCTCGGCCGCCGCGTGGCCAAGAAGGGGGTGCTCCCGCGGATCAACCCCGCCGTCGACTCGTACAACACGGTCTCCCTCCGCCACGGCCTGCCCGCCGGGGCCTTCGACCTCGCGCACGTCACCGGTGCTGTCGACATCCGGTACGCCGACGGCAGCGAGGAGTTCACCCCGCTCGGCGAACCGGACACCGTGGAGAACCCGAAGCCCGGCGAGATCGTCTACGCCGACACCAGCGGCGTCCTCACCCGGCACTGGAACCACCGCGACGCCCACCGCACGCGCGTCACCGAGGACAGCACCCGGGTCACTTTCGTCCTGGAGACCCTTCACGCACACCGGGACGGCCACCTCCTGGAGGCAGCCGCCGAGGAACTCCAGGCGTTGCTCCTCCCGCACGCCGAACACTCCGCGGTCCGGTACCTCGACCCCACCTGCCCCGACGCAGGTGTCTGA
- a CDS encoding helix-turn-helix domain-containing protein, whose protein sequence is MPDSDEALRTLARNVRSARTRAGLSLDELGRRAKVSKGALVGLEKAQGNPNFATLVRLADTLGISVSALLEGPSEGRVRVVSADAVMPLWAGERGSEARLMLTTSGAAPVEVWRWRLEPGEEYPSHPHQAGVVETVSVTSGRMTLIVDGTEHAVEAGQTATFDGDASHAYRGSGTGTCHLIMTVHIPPGPGSTN, encoded by the coding sequence GTGCCAGACTCGGACGAAGCCCTGCGTACGCTCGCGCGCAACGTCAGGTCCGCACGCACACGGGCAGGGCTGTCCCTGGACGAGCTGGGCCGGCGCGCCAAGGTCAGCAAGGGCGCGCTGGTCGGGCTGGAGAAGGCTCAGGGCAATCCGAACTTCGCCACCCTCGTCCGTCTCGCCGACACGCTCGGAATCTCCGTTTCCGCCCTGCTGGAGGGGCCGTCCGAGGGCCGGGTCCGTGTGGTTTCCGCCGACGCCGTCATGCCGCTGTGGGCCGGCGAGCGGGGCAGCGAGGCCCGGCTCATGCTGACGACCTCGGGAGCGGCCCCGGTCGAGGTCTGGCGCTGGAGGCTGGAGCCCGGCGAGGAGTACCCGAGCCATCCGCATCAGGCCGGCGTCGTGGAGACCGTCAGTGTCACCTCGGGCCGGATGACGCTGATCGTCGACGGCACGGAGCACGCCGTCGAAGCCGGGCAGACCGCCACCTTCGACGGCGACGCCTCCCACGCCTATCGCGGCTCGGGCACCGGAACCTGCCACCTGATCATGACGGTACACATCCCGCCCGGTCCCGGCTCCACGAACTGA
- a CDS encoding LamG domain-containing protein, producing MSAYDRTILADGPVLFLGLGGAGTEVSPGGLPAEYHGSPGHTHLPNGEPATLFDGTSGQYVEVPDSEVLSVSTTGALTIEAWLRPDALVFPRTEGSGYVHWLGKLTYATVNQCEWVARIYSAGNTEGRANRVSGYAFNPPGGLGAGSYFQDPLRPGEWMHYALVITTAPDGPAQPPGRTKIYRDGRLRDTDALADYDIVPADTTSPLRIGSAALRSFFLGGIGKVAVYPRELPAERLAEHHAVMTSG from the coding sequence ATGAGCGCCTACGACCGGACGATCCTCGCCGACGGCCCCGTACTGTTCCTGGGACTGGGAGGGGCAGGCACCGAGGTGTCCCCGGGCGGGCTGCCGGCCGAATACCACGGCTCCCCCGGGCACACCCACCTGCCCAACGGCGAACCGGCCACACTGTTCGACGGCACGAGCGGACAGTACGTCGAGGTCCCGGACAGCGAGGTCCTGTCCGTCTCCACCACGGGAGCCCTGACCATCGAGGCCTGGCTGCGACCGGACGCGCTGGTCTTCCCCCGCACCGAGGGCTCCGGGTACGTCCACTGGCTCGGCAAGCTCACCTACGCCACCGTCAACCAGTGCGAATGGGTGGCGCGCATCTACTCCGCGGGCAACACCGAGGGGCGCGCGAACCGTGTCTCCGGCTACGCCTTCAATCCGCCCGGCGGACTCGGCGCGGGTTCGTACTTCCAGGACCCCCTCCGCCCCGGCGAGTGGATGCATTACGCCCTCGTCATCACCACCGCGCCGGACGGTCCCGCCCAGCCGCCGGGCCGCACCAAGATCTACCGGGACGGGCGGCTGCGGGACACCGACGCACTGGCCGACTACGACATCGTCCCCGCGGACACCACATCGCCGCTTCGCATCGGCAGCGCGGCACTGCGTTCCTTCTTCCTGGGCGGGATCGGCAAGGTCGCCGTCTATCCACGGGAACTGCCGGCCGAACGCCTGGCTGAGCACCACGCGGTCATGACCTCGGGCTGA
- a CDS encoding LacI family DNA-binding transcriptional regulator, translated as MPAESGQPRQRRREASIDDVARRAGVSGQTVSRVANGRDNVGAATRERVLTAMKELGYRPNSAARALRSGQFRSIGVIVFTMASYGNLRTLEAVAAAAAERRYTITLMPLTRPTHADVSDALDRLGEQAVDGVVVLIESNLTGTAEAQLHRGAPVVVVDSRAAGRSAVVDTDQFMGARLATEHLLELGHDTVRHVAGPRDSYSAGLRLRGWRETLLAHGRPVPEPVHGDWYSDSGYDAGRRFAADPELSAVFAANDQMALGVLRALSEAHRRVPEDVSVVGFDDMPEARNFIPPLTTVHQDFAAVGRTAVDALVQEIEGGRTAESTEIAPRLMVRGSTGRPSGHRQETSGPVPGG; from the coding sequence GTGCCGGCGGAATCCGGGCAGCCTCGTCAGCGACGGCGCGAGGCGTCGATCGACGACGTGGCACGGCGGGCCGGAGTCTCGGGCCAGACGGTCTCCCGCGTCGCCAACGGCCGCGACAACGTGGGGGCCGCGACCCGCGAGCGCGTACTGACGGCCATGAAAGAGCTGGGCTACCGGCCCAACAGCGCCGCCCGCGCCCTGAGATCGGGACAGTTCCGCAGCATCGGGGTGATCGTCTTCACCATGGCCTCCTACGGGAATCTGCGCACCCTGGAGGCCGTCGCCGCCGCGGCCGCCGAGCGGCGTTACACGATCACGCTGATGCCGCTGACGCGTCCCACCCACGCCGATGTGAGCGACGCCCTCGACCGGCTGGGGGAGCAGGCCGTCGACGGAGTCGTCGTGCTCATCGAATCGAACCTGACCGGGACGGCCGAGGCCCAGCTGCACAGGGGGGCTCCCGTCGTCGTGGTGGACTCCCGGGCGGCCGGCCGGTCCGCGGTGGTGGACACCGACCAGTTCATGGGGGCGCGTCTGGCGACCGAGCATCTCCTGGAACTGGGCCACGACACCGTCCGGCACGTCGCCGGTCCCCGTGACTCCTACTCCGCCGGCCTGCGCCTGCGGGGCTGGCGCGAGACCTTGCTCGCCCACGGCCGGCCGGTGCCCGAGCCTGTCCACGGCGACTGGTACTCCGACTCCGGGTACGACGCCGGGCGACGGTTCGCCGCCGATCCCGAGCTGTCGGCCGTCTTCGCCGCGAACGACCAGATGGCCCTGGGGGTGCTGAGGGCCCTGTCGGAGGCTCACCGGCGCGTTCCGGAGGACGTGAGCGTCGTCGGATTCGACGACATGCCCGAAGCCAGGAATTTCATCCCTCCGCTGACGACCGTCCACCAGGACTTCGCCGCAGTCGGCAGAACGGCCGTGGACGCGCTCGTCCAGGAGATCGAGGGCGGACGAACCGCCGAATCCACGGAGATCGCGCCCCGGCTCATGGTCCGGGGCAGTACGGGCAGGCCCTCCGGGCACCGGCAGGAGACCTCCGGGCCGGTGCCCGGAGGGTGA
- a CDS encoding alpha-glucosidase/alpha-galactosidase, which translates to MTQTNPKIAFIGAGSVVFTQGLLADLFVFPELKGAHIALHDIDAERLATAHGAARQIADRLTGQGGGPRITAHAERKAALEGADFVINIVQVGMRESTRVDFDVPAGHGVRQTIGDTLGIGGIFRALRTFPLLKALGEDIAEVCPDAWLLNYTNPMAMNVQYLTQATGLTRVVGLCHSVYWTVRDLADLLGVPHEEVVYRAAGVNHQAWVLRLEHDGTDLYPRLDSLIARNPELRRRVRVDMYRRLGYYPTETSEHSAEYVPWYLHHDSEIERLRLPVGAYLGIVDENIAAYERTRDTLADGSALDVEGTMEYAPQLIHSVVTGTPRTIYGNVPNHGLIDNLPATGTVEVPCLVDALGVQPTRVGSLPAQCAALNRGYLGMNELVVRAALEDDPRSIRQAAMADPATAAALPVERIWDLCDDMVRAHADLLQPSLRTLLGH; encoded by the coding sequence ATGACCCAGACCAACCCCAAGATCGCGTTCATCGGCGCCGGAAGCGTAGTGTTCACCCAGGGCCTCCTGGCGGACCTCTTCGTGTTCCCGGAGCTCAAGGGCGCCCATATCGCCCTCCACGACATCGACGCGGAACGCCTCGCCACGGCACACGGCGCCGCCCGCCAGATCGCGGACCGGCTGACCGGACAGGGCGGCGGGCCCCGCATCACCGCCCACGCCGAACGGAAGGCGGCCCTCGAAGGGGCCGACTTCGTCATCAACATCGTCCAGGTCGGCATGCGGGAATCCACCCGCGTCGACTTCGACGTCCCCGCCGGCCACGGCGTCCGCCAGACCATCGGGGACACCCTCGGCATCGGAGGCATCTTCCGCGCGCTGCGCACCTTCCCACTGCTCAAGGCGCTGGGCGAGGACATCGCCGAGGTCTGCCCCGACGCCTGGCTGCTGAACTACACCAACCCGATGGCGATGAACGTCCAGTACCTCACCCAGGCCACCGGGCTGACCCGTGTCGTCGGTCTGTGCCACTCGGTGTACTGGACCGTTCGCGACCTGGCGGACCTCCTGGGTGTCCCGCACGAGGAAGTCGTGTACCGGGCCGCCGGCGTCAACCACCAGGCGTGGGTGCTCCGTCTCGAACACGACGGGACCGACCTCTACCCGCGGCTCGACTCCCTCATCGCGCGGAACCCCGAACTGCGGCGCCGGGTACGCGTCGACATGTACCGGCGCCTGGGCTACTACCCGACCGAGACCAGCGAGCACTCCGCCGAGTACGTCCCCTGGTACCTGCACCACGACAGTGAGATCGAGCGTCTCCGCCTCCCCGTCGGCGCCTATCTCGGTATCGTGGACGAGAACATCGCCGCATACGAACGGACCCGCGACACACTGGCCGACGGATCGGCGCTCGACGTCGAGGGCACGATGGAGTACGCCCCCCAGCTCATCCACAGTGTCGTGACCGGTACGCCCCGCACGATCTACGGCAACGTCCCGAACCACGGGCTGATCGACAACCTGCCCGCGACCGGAACCGTCGAAGTGCCGTGCCTGGTCGACGCCCTGGGAGTCCAGCCCACCCGTGTCGGCTCCCTGCCCGCCCAGTGCGCAGCCCTCAACCGCGGCTACCTCGGAATGAACGAACTGGTCGTCCGCGCCGCTCTGGAGGACGACCCCCGGTCCATCCGGCAGGCGGCCATGGCGGACCCGGCCACCGCCGCGGCCCTGCCGGTCGAACGCATCTGGGACCTGTGCGACGACATGGTGCGGGCGCACGCGGACCTGTTGCAGCCGTCGCTGCGCACGCTGCTCGGCCACTGA